A genome region from Triticum aestivum cultivar Chinese Spring chromosome 2B, IWGSC CS RefSeq v2.1, whole genome shotgun sequence includes the following:
- the LOC123041129 gene encoding NDR1/HIN1-like protein 1: MNKEKHHRNEHLLRRCCGGFAACLLALVVVVAFIALVVYLALRPTKPSFYLQDLQLHSINLGDPSLSATAQVTLASRNPNDRVGIFYRRLDVFVTYRDEPVTVPISLPPMYQGHRDVTIWSPVLSGESVPVAGYVAEAMKQDIASGYVSLQVKIDGRVKWKVGTWVSGSYHLFVSCPAMLAAGPGGMPLGGGPNGTGGAVASLKFTQPTGCTVGT; the protein is encoded by the coding sequence ATGAACAAGGAGAAGCATCACAGGAACGAGCACCTCCTCCGGCGCTGCTGCGGCGGCTTCGCGGCGTGCCTCCTGGCGCTGGTCGTCGTCGTCGCATTCATCGCGCTCGTCGTCTACCTTGCGCTCCGCCCGACCAAGCCTTCCTTCTACTTGCAGGACCTGCAGCTCCACTCCATCAACCTCGGGGACCCCTCCCTTTCTGCCACCGCGCAGGTCACGCTCGCCTCCCGCAACCCCAATGACCGCGTCGGCATCTTCTACAGGCGCCTCGACGTCTTCGTCACCTACCGCGACGAGCCCGTCACCGTGCCGATCTCCCTGCCGCCCATGTACCAGGGCCACCGGGACGTCACCATTTGGTCCCCCGTGCTGTCCGGGGAGTCCGTGCCCGTGGCCGGATACGTCGCCGAGGCAATGAAGCAGGACATCGCCTCCGGGTACGTGTCGCTGCAGGTCAAGATCGACGGCCGCGTCAAGTGGAAGGTCGGGACCTGGGTCTCCGGCAGCTACCACCTCTTCGTCAGCTGCCCCGCCATGCTCGCCGCCGGCCCCGGCGGCATGCCGCTCGGGGGTGGCCCCAACGGCACCGGGGGCGCCGTCGCGTCACTGAAATTCACGCAGCCGACAGGGTGCACCGTCGGGACGTGA